Proteins encoded by one window of Mycolicibacterium cosmeticum:
- a CDS encoding DUF1059 domain-containing protein — MAKTHLNCPCGEAISGADEDDLVEKAQEHLAQAHPGREYDREMILFMAY, encoded by the coding sequence ATGGCGAAGACGCATCTGAATTGCCCGTGCGGCGAAGCGATCAGCGGGGCCGACGAGGACGATCTGGTGGAGAAGGCTCAGGAGCACCTCGCGCAGGCGCATCCCGGTCGTGAGTACGACCGCGAGATGATCCTGTTCATGGCGTACTGA
- a CDS encoding HhH-GPD-type base excision DNA repair protein, whose amino-acid sequence MPTLQLVQDPEADALLESNPFALLVGMLLDQQIPMETAFAGPKKIADRIGGVDARQIAEYNPDEFTALCSETPAIHRFPGSMSKRVQALAQAIVDDYDGDVTALWTAGDPDGAEVLRRLKRLPGFGEQKAKIFLALLGKQYGVTPAGWRAAAGDYGKAGTHMSVADVVDAGSLQEVRAYKKKMKAAAKAAKQA is encoded by the coding sequence ATGCCCACCCTGCAGCTGGTCCAAGACCCCGAGGCCGACGCCCTGCTCGAGTCCAACCCGTTCGCGCTGCTGGTCGGGATGCTGCTCGACCAGCAGATCCCGATGGAGACGGCGTTCGCGGGGCCGAAGAAGATCGCCGACCGCATCGGCGGCGTCGACGCCCGCCAGATCGCCGAGTACAACCCGGATGAGTTCACCGCGTTGTGCTCGGAAACCCCGGCGATCCACCGTTTTCCGGGCTCGATGTCCAAGCGGGTGCAGGCACTGGCGCAGGCCATCGTCGACGACTACGACGGCGACGTGACGGCGTTGTGGACCGCCGGTGATCCCGACGGTGCCGAGGTGCTGCGCCGGCTGAAGCGGCTGCCCGGTTTCGGCGAGCAGAAGGCCAAGATCTTCCTGGCGCTGCTGGGGAAGCAGTACGGCGTGACGCCGGCGGGCTGGCGGGCCGCGGCGGGTGATTACGGCAAGGCCGGCACGCACATGTCGGTGGCCGATGTGGTGGACGCCGGTTCGCTGCAGGAGGTTCGGGCGTACAAGAAGAAGATGAAGGCTGCCGCGAAGGCTGCGAAGCAGGCCTGA